In Athalia rosae chromosome 6, iyAthRosa1.1, whole genome shotgun sequence, one DNA window encodes the following:
- the LOC105692436 gene encoding cuticle protein 19-like gives MLKMVGLFIWVAVATCDAVLISGYNGGHSGSYSGYTGLEGYVNPYSSHGVLPTVSVPVHSVSAAPPIPSIHQGGAGHGYADYEDERDYYAHPKYTFNYGVHDPHTGDVKTQHEVRDGDVVHGSYSVNEPDGSVRIVEYTADDHNGFNAVVKKVGPAHHPVAAPAPAPVTIQKYVTFDHNQYNPYAYDKNY, from the exons ATGCTAAAG atGGTGGGTTTATTTATTTGGGTCGCGGTGGCGACGTGCGACGCCGTTTTGATAAGCGGTTATAACGGCGGACATTCAGGGTCATATTCCGGCTACACCGGCCTCGAAGGGTACGTTAACCCTTATTCATCACACGGCGTTTTGCCGACGGTTTCCGTGCCGGTTCATTCCGTTTCTGCGGCACCTCCGATCCCGTCCATTCATCAAGGAGGCGCGGGTCACGGGTACGCCGATTACGAGGACGAACGCGATTATTAC GCGCACCCGAAGTACACGTTCAATTACGGCGTCCACGATCCTCACACCGGCGACGTTAAAACTCAGCACGAAGTTCGCGACGGCGACGTCGTTCACGGATCCTACAGCGTCAACGAACCCGACGGCTCCGTCAGGATCGTCGAGTACACCGCCGACGATCACAACGGATTCAACGCCGTTGTTAAAAAAGTTGGACCGGCTCACCATCCGGTAGCGGCACCGGCACCGGCACCCGTAACCATCCAGAAATACGTGACCTTCGATCACAATCAATACAATCCCTACGCCTATGATAAGAACTACTGA
- the LOC125501397 gene encoding cuticle protein 19-like produces the protein MFRIFVVVALAVASEASVVGYGGGYGGLAGGYGGYGGYGGYGNAISHGGVVAPAIAVAPIAVAKVGYGGYAGYGGYGSGYGDSHDTYAYPKYSYNYGINDPHTGDVKSQEEVRDGDVVKGSYSLNEPDGTIRVVEYTADDHNGFNAVVKKIGHAVHPAPAVPLVKYVAAAPAHYDSGYGYNKYY, from the exons ATGTTCCGG ATCTTTGTCGTCGTTGCTTTGGCCGTGGCCAGTGAGGCCAGCGTGGTCGGATACGGAGGTGGATACGGCGGACTGGCCGGTGGATACGGAGGATACGGAGGATACGGTGGATACGGAAACGCCATATCGCACGGCGGAGTCGTCGCCCCGGCGATCGCCGTGGCCCCCATTGCCGTGGCAAAGGTCGGGTACGGAGGATACGCTGGATACGGAGGATACGGATCTGGATACGGAGACTCCCACGACACTTAC GCCTACCCCAAGTACTCGTACAACTACGGTATCAACGACCCCCACACCGGTGACGTGAAAAGTCAGGAAGAAGTCCGGGACGGAGACGTGGTCAAGGGTTCCTACAGCCTGAACGAACCCGACGGCACGATTCGCGTCGTCGAATACACCGCCGACGATCACAACGGATTCAACGCGGTGGTCAAGAAAATTGGACACGCCGTACACCCCGCGCCCGCAGTCCCCCTGGTTAAATACGTGGCCGCCGCACCGGCTCATTACGATTCGGGATACGGATACAACAAATATTACTAG